One Actinomycetota bacterium DNA segment encodes these proteins:
- a CDS encoding 1,4-dihydroxy-2-naphthoyl-CoA synthase, translating into MVSEIFDADAWEEIDGFAFTDITYHRARDVGAVRIALDRPEVRNAFRPHTVDELHTALDHARQSSDVGCVLLTGNGPSPRDGGWAFCSGGDQRIRGRDGYRYAAGETAETVDAARTGRLHILEVQRLIRFMPKVVICLVAGWAAGGGHSLHVVCDLTIASDDARFKQTDLDVASFDGGFGSAYLARQVGQKFAREIFFLGDEYSAHDAHRMGMVNTVVPRADLERVGLTWARKVCAKSPTATRMLKFALNVVDDGFVGQQLFAGEATRLLYMTDEAQEGRDAFLEKRPPDWSPFPYHY; encoded by the coding sequence GTGGTCTCCGAGATATTCGACGCCGACGCCTGGGAGGAGATCGACGGCTTCGCGTTCACCGACATCACCTACCACCGGGCGCGGGACGTCGGGGCGGTCCGTATCGCTCTCGACCGGCCCGAGGTCCGCAACGCCTTCCGCCCCCACACGGTCGATGAGCTGCACACGGCGCTCGACCACGCCCGGCAGTCGTCGGACGTGGGGTGCGTGCTGCTGACCGGGAACGGACCGTCGCCGCGAGACGGTGGGTGGGCGTTCTGCTCGGGTGGTGACCAGCGCATCCGCGGACGCGACGGGTACCGCTACGCAGCCGGTGAGACCGCCGAGACGGTCGACGCCGCTCGGACCGGCCGTCTGCACATCCTCGAGGTGCAGCGCCTGATCCGCTTCATGCCCAAGGTCGTGATCTGCCTGGTTGCCGGCTGGGCGGCCGGCGGAGGCCACAGCCTCCACGTCGTCTGCGACCTCACGATCGCGAGCGACGACGCCCGCTTCAAACAGACCGACCTCGACGTCGCGAGCTTCGACGGCGGCTTCGGGTCGGCCTACCTGGCCCGCCAGGTCGGGCAGAAGTTCGCCCGCGAGATCTTCTTCCTCGGTGACGAGTACTCCGCGCACGACGCTCACCGCATGGGGATGGTCAACACCGTCGTGCCGCGCGCCGATCTCGAGCGCGTTGGCCTGACCTGGGCCCGTAAGGTCTGTGCGAAGTCGCCCACCGCCACGCGGATGCTGAAGTTCGCGCTCAACGTCGTCGACGACGGGTTCGTCGGCCAGCAGCTGTTCGCCGGGGAAGCGACGCGCCTGCTGTACATGACCGACGAGGCGCAGGAGGGGCGCGACGCGTTCCTCGAGAAGCGCCCGCCCGACTGGAGCCCGTTCCCTTACCACTACTGA